The sequence taaaaaaaaattaactatgtactttttatttggttttaccaataaagttttactatttatatttttatattttaatttatgttttaattttaaaaacaaatgcattaattatatttaaaacatcaaattttcaaatacaaaagcaaaatctaaaatatgaatcattcaaaatctaaaagttacataattattttagtttatagtTGAAGTAAATTGTATAAATTGCATTTTCTTCAGTCCGCACAAAAATATTGttcccccctttttttttttttttttttgaaacacttattGTTCCCCCCttattaatcatttttaataCCATAATCACTCAACATTATATGAGTCGATTACCATTTAGGAcacttttttatcttttttaacaCTTTAAGACACAATCCGCTGGAGGGACACTTTCCTTGAATCTGAGAGCTGTTTTGGACAGAAATGCCCTTGCTCAGAAGAAACGGAAGATGCGCTTATGTTTGGGTAAGTATAAATTGTAActtgtttttcttatttctcTTAATGTTTCATTTACTTTTATttcaaattctaaaatatataaaacaaaaataattatcacattaaattatgtataaaattctctatcttttaacatctattttcatatatatatactaatatatatacaaaaaaagtaTGGACATGGATATCATAGTGTGGATaatatagttataaattaattatggaCATGGACACAAAACCATATTTATTCATACACTATTTCAGTTtctgattaaataaatatataataaccatataaaaacatgtttcttttttcttattattttgatatccatatatatatatttttatattttaatgtctAACTAAATtgctaaattataatttattaattggACATATGTTTTATGGATGTGgacacaatattttttttttacaaaattctatgttttgttttctattttttatttaaagatgtatatgaccaaaaaaattagtataacaaagtgatatatatttgttatttaatgatatatacttttattgttttatctaattttctatatatattttatatatataacttataagaATGTATGGATATGGATTATAAAAGTGTGAACGTAAGATATGTGGACATGGATATAAATGTGTAAAAGAGAATATCTAGACATATTAGTATGACACACAAGTTGTATCCACATCAAAGTTTCTGAAAGAGATCATGTTAAATGATGTCCATTATTGATTATTTGTGAGCTAGTAGGTGTGGACATGGATTaggatatatttatatggacatTGTAATCATGAAGAACATAATTGCATAAAACATGTCTGTGGTGTATACTTGAAAATTTTGATACTAATTAGAATACAAATCTGCACATTTAAAAATTGAGGGTGAAAACAAATACTTACATAAATATAAGGACCAAATATGTAAATTCATCATTCTTATTGCAGATCTAATCGAGCTTTCATCCATGGTGATACCAAGCTCAAACCACTGCAGCTTCACCTATATAATGGATGAGACTTCGGAAATGAGTTGAGCAAGGCGAGGAGTCAACTTGAGCAGCAGATCTCGTGGTGGCGGAGGATTTCGACGAGCTCGAACCCCCATGGCTTCACTGAGCCACCGAGCTCACCGATGCGATGTTGAGCTCGAAATCCATGTTGAGGCGTTttccctttcttttttttatccgTAGATTCTGTCATGATTCGTAATAAAAAGATAGAAAAACAGACAAAAAATAGAGATAGACAAAGGAATAAGAAAAAGTTGAGAAGAAGGAGACAAGCCAAGAGGATTAAGAATTAATTGTTTCTTCGATTTGATGAAGGAGAGTGTATCGTGATTATTGGATTTGAGTATGcgttatgaaaataaataaaaagaaaaatagagtttaataaaAGTGAATCTGAACTTGAATtttgaaattctaaaataaataaatttttgaatGATTTAATAAAAAGACTTTTGGATTTAGTTAGAGTTGTTAGTTAATATCTTTCTAGTTATTGTTAGATAAGGCTGAGGGCATCTAAGACATTGCACATAGAAATTGTGTGCTTCAAGCAACAAGTGTCTAAATATGCAATTCCAAAGACATAATGTGTCCTAGAAtgtaaaaaaatcacattatattACTTACATAATCAAACTTTTCAGAAGTAATACGGCGTTTTTACAATGTACGTAACTCTTTCTATTTTTGTCAGCTTGTAATTAAGAGATACGAGCCTGGGACCAGAggcgtgcctacagtgtattgaaaaaggcattcgcctTAGGCCCCCGAATAATATTACGTTTTTAGggccccaaaatttaaaataatttctagttTAGTTGgttaaatttatttctaaaaaaaactttccaTGAGAATCGAATAACTCAATTTTTAAatccatatatttttttcttataggaCATAACATAGCATATTTACGtaataaacttatttttgtaagtGTTAAACTTATGTATTTCGTGAAGGTGATATATcgtattagattttttttttttatagttgtatataatttttttttttaaacttgccTTAGGTCCATAAAacccttcgcacggcactgccTGGGACTAATGCATGACAATCCCTCATGCAACACCTCTCTCGTTATGTAGACTGTAACATTTGCAAAaccctaaataaataaaaatgtgagATTAAcacaaagcttttttttttgtcaaaatgtgAATTAACACAAAGCTTGCTTCATTAAATCATCATTACTCATGAACGTTCCATGGAAACCGTAAGGCACTCTCGAAGGAAGCGTAACCGTAGCTTCAAGCTTCATACTCACGGCGTTAATGATCTGTAGCTCCGATTTCACTTTCTCCTCGTCGTGAACAAACACCATAATGTAACCACAGTCTTCTCCATAACCAGAAACCTCTGGCAGAAACAGAGGCTCTCCTCCGTATTTTCCATCTCCGTAAACATATTTTTGAACATCTCCGGTCGATAAGTCCACTTTAGCAAAACCGGACACTTTAGGCCACGGTTCGGTTATAGCAAGGTAAGCAAACCGGGTTTTTCTACCTAAAAGATTCCGGTTTACCATACCAGCTTCAAGATTTAATTCTTCGGAGATAATAACCGGTCGACGTGTAGATTCCCCTGTTTTCAGGTTTAGTCTTATCTCCGACAAAACACTCTGAAGTGTTTCGTCGTGTTCTTTGAAAACTGAGTCAGGTGGCGTCATGCATGACCCTACCACGACAACCTCGTCTGTGTCTGGCTCCTCCCAAGCGTTCCAGAGATGGAAACAGAAGCAATCAGGCACTTCGATCCATAGAATTAACGAGGCATCTTTATCGTATTTGTTCAAAACACCAAATCTTGATCTCTTCTCCTTGTCGTAAACCACAGGAGAGACACCTCTGACCATCTCGGCTAATCTGAACACCACTTGTTGGTCTGGAATCACCACGAAGTTCTCAGTGATCGCGAAGTCGTGGATCATCGTCGGTTCATCAAGTGGAATCTCGACGTCTGGAGATTTCTCACCGTTGGACGTGAACCTGAAGTATTTTAAGTAAGGCTTTGATACGACGTCGTAGCTGAGAGCGAATAGTTCTCCGGTTTCCGGGTCGAGTTTCGGGTGGGCGATCATTGTGGTTTTGAGCTGACCGTTGAAATCGTACCGACCCGAAGTTCTTAAATCTCCGGTTTGGGTGATTATTACATGGTATGGTAAATCGTCTTCTGACATGGCTAAGAGATAACCGTTGAAATAGATTAAACCGGTATTAGCCACACCGAGTCCGCGGGTCGTGTCGATTAACCCGGATAGCCCTCGGGCGTTGAAGAGCATGAGCTTGGCGATACCCAAGTGTCCGTGAAGCTCTCCAATTGCTTTGGGGAAGATAGATCGACCGAGTTCTCGCTCTTGAACCAACCGGTTTGTTTCGGTGAACCGGCAAGAATAGCTAACTGAACCGTTATTGAACCGGACAGCGTGTACCATACCGTCTCCATCGAATAAATGGTGGCCGGAGATTGGTTTGTGAAGCGGGTTGGCTCCGTTTCTGACGTAAACTCCTTGAATACACTCTGGCAACGTTCCGGTCACCGGAAGGTTATGTTGGACTGGTTGCTCCGGGACCGGGAAGAAGTTTCCGGCTATTTGTACGGCGGGGGCAGCCGTTTTAGGGAGCGGATGATGGCGGCGCTCGTAGGAGACCATGGCGTTCTCCACCGCGTTTAAAATCGTAGCGGCGGTTCTCTGTGCTTGGTTCGTCGTGTTAGGGATCAAGGATGCGACGTCTTTACATAGTTTCTTCCAAGAAATTGGTTTATACGTAGCCGGAGGTTGGAGAGACGAGGAGATGGGAAATGTTTTGTTGACGGGGTAAGAAACAGAGCAAGGGGTTGGTTTCTTGTTTCTGAGTGTTGACGAAGAGGAGAATGATAGAGATTTAAGATGGGGTCTCGAAGCAGAAGAAGTAGAAGCCATGGTCGATTGATCCTGTCGTGTTTTGATAAAACGCTGCGTTTATAGGTTTTGTATTGGTTTCTTCATTACCAGGTTTgtgtgtttatttttatttcgtgAGAGAATGAGAGATGTATGTATATTGCGGAAACAAAGGCAGGAGGTTCTCTGTATATATATAAGGAAGAAAGATGGGTGTTATCGCATCTTTGCTACTCAATTTTACATGtcttaaaagaaaaactaagaaaacaaccacctaaagatttttttttttttgggggggggggggggtcaatttttaagaaaattggaCAAGATTCTTCATTTCTCTGCATAACTTACATTTTATTATATACTACACTTATTAAATACATAGGATAGAACAATCAGTTCATAGCAATAATATATAGCATGAGGAAGGGGTGGTTCATATTCATAATACATGTAGGAGGATAATGATGGTTGAATCAATTTATAGCAATAATACATAGCATGAGGAAGGAGTTGGTTTATACCCATAATACATGGAAGGAGGATAATGACGGTTGCATGCATTTTTGGAGAAACACATTGGACATACTAAAATGTGGCATACTATACTACACATTGTTGCATAAGATAGTATAATCAAAGTGACATATAGAAAGAAAATTAAGTGTGGTGGACATACCACATATATAAACTGACAAGTTTCTTTGGCTTTCAATTTAAAACCAATTGAGTGGATTTGTCCAagtctcttatatattattcaaGTCTCATCCATATTTCTAATGTGAGATCTTCTTTCCAACACTCTCCTTCGATATAATGGTGCGTATTACCATTAATCTCGCAGAATCTATCATACCCCATCAGAGACAATTATGCTTTATTTTTTCTAGCAATTTCGGAGGAACTGAGCTTTCTATGGACCATTAGCTAATGAGTTGATCGGACTACTTTCCGGGTTAAAACATATTACAATATCTTATTATCAACTGCCCTAGTCAACTCAATCAAAATAAAGAGAAGGGAAGAAAGAAGGGCGAGAAAAGATGAGAATGATGAAGAGAagatgaaaaaaagaagaaggacaAGTAGaagaccgaggagggtaaaaggAATGAAAAGAAGGTGGAGAAACATGGAAGATGGAGAAACATGGAGAAACATATATAAACTGACAAGTTTCTTTGGCTTTCAATTTAAAACCAATTGAGTGGATTTGTCCAagtctcttatatattattcaaGTCTCATCCATATTTCTAATGTGAGATCTTCTTTCCAACACTCTCCTTCGATATAATGGTGCGTATTACCATTAATCTCGCAGAATCTATCATACCCCATCAGAGACAATTATGCTTTATTTTTTCTAGCAATTTCGGAGGAACTGAGCTTTCTATGGACCATTAGCTAATGAGTTGATCGGACTACTTTCCGGGTTAAAACATATTACAATATCTTATTATCAACTGCCCTAGTCAACTCAATCAAAATAAAGAGACGGGAAGAAAGAAGGGCGAGAAAAGATGAGAATGATGAAGAGAagatgaaaaaaagaagaaggacaAGTAGaagaccgaggagggtaaaaggAATGAAAAGAAGGTGGAGAAACATGGAAGATGGAGAGAgaggtagagagagagagagagagagaggtagagagagagagagagagagagagagagagagagagagagagagagagagagagagagtgtgagagagagagagagagagagagagagagagagagagagagagagagagagagagagagagagagagagagagagcatttagtatactattatatattttgtaactatttagTACTATAGCATGtgaaagtatatattttgattcGTTTGTATATTTCGACAAGTGGTGTGTACATTTTGAAAGGTTGAGTTACAACATTATGGATT comes from Brassica rapa cultivar Chiifu-401-42 chromosome A02, CAAS_Brap_v3.01, whole genome shotgun sequence and encodes:
- the LOC103853125 gene encoding 9-cis-epoxycarotenoid dioxygenase NCED9, chloroplastic translates to MASTSSASRPHLKSLSFSSSSTLRNKKPTPCSVSYPVNKTFPISSSLQPPATYKPISWKKLCKDVASLIPNTTNQAQRTAATILNAVENAMVSYERRHHPLPKTAAPAVQIAGNFFPVPEQPVQHNLPVTGTLPECIQGVYVRNGANPLHKPISGHHLFDGDGMVHAVRFNNGSVSYSCRFTETNRLVQERELGRSIFPKAIGELHGHLGIAKLMLFNARGLSGLIDTTRGLGVANTGLIYFNGYLLAMSEDDLPYHVIITQTGDLRTSGRYDFNGQLKTTMIAHPKLDPETGELFALSYDVVSKPYLKYFRFTSNGEKSPDVEIPLDEPTMIHDFAITENFVVIPDQQVVFRLAEMVRGVSPVVYDKEKRSRFGVLNKYDKDASLILWIEVPDCFCFHLWNAWEEPDTDEVVVVGSCMTPPDSVFKEHDETLQSVLSEIRLNLKTGESTRRPVIISEELNLEAGMVNRNLLGRKTRFAYLAITEPWPKVSGFAKVDLSTGDVQKYVYGDGKYGGEPLFLPEVSGYGEDCGYIMVFVHDEEKVKSELQIINAVSMKLEATVTLPSRVPYGFHGTFMSNDDLMKQALC